AGTACACCCAAGGCACCTACAACAACCACGAGCCCACCCGCCCGCGGCAGTTGCTGCTTACCAAAAAGGAAATGCGCCAGCTCGAAGCCAAAAGCCAGGAGCAGGGCCTCACCATTATTCCGCTGCGTATGTTTATCGGCGAGCGGGGCTTTGCTAAGGTTGAAATCGCGCTGGCCAAGGGCAAAAAGCTGTTCGACAAGCGCGAGGACATAAAAGCCCGCGACGTGAAGCGCGAAATGGACCGCGCCCGCTACTAATCGGCTGCATTGATCTGCCAAGCCGAGCCTTTCCTTGCGTACCTTGCGGCCTGATTTACCTCTAATTACCACCTTGGAACACGGAATTTGCGCCCTGAGCGTGGTGCCGGTGCGGGCCGAGCCGGCTGACAAAGCCGAAATCGTAACGCAGCTGATTTTCGGCGACTGCTACAGCATTGTGCAGGCGCAGGGCAACTGGGTGCAGGTGCGCACCACCGCCGACGACTACCTCGGCTGGATGGACGTGAAGCAGCACACGCGCGTGTCGGCGGAGTACCTGGCGGCCTGGAGCGCGCAAGACCACCCCCGCAGCCTCGATGTGGTGCAAATGGTGAGCAACGCCACCACCCGTATTCCCATTACCCTAGGTGCCCGCCTGCCGTTTTTTGATGGCATGACCCTGCGCCTCGGCTCCGAAACGTATTTCTACAACGGCGCGGCCACCAACCCGCTCAACGGCCACGGCCCGCTGGGCCCCGCCGACAAGCGCACGGCCTTGTTGCTGAAAGCCGGCCAACTGTTCCTGAAAGCACCGTACCTGTGGGGCGGCCGCACGCTGTTCGGCGTCGATTGCTCGGGCCTGATGCAGCAGCTGTTCGGGCTGATTGGCGTGCAGCTCCCCCGCGATGCCCGCCAGCAAATCGATCTAGGCGAGGTGGTGCACTTTGTAACCCAAACCCGCCCCGGCGACCTGGCCTTTTTCGACAACGCCGACGGCCGCATCATTCACGTGGGCATGCTGCTCGACGACCAGCAGATTTTGCACGCCAGCGGCGAGGTGCGCGTGGATGTGCTCGACCACAACGGCATCTTCAACCAGCAACGCCAGAAGTACACCCACAAGCTGCGCCTCATTAAGCGCGTGCTGCCTGCCTAGGTGCCGCCCCGGGCCCTGCAAAATGCAAGCATAATAGGCAAGCTCAACTTGAACCAACCCGCACCTGCGGTGGTTGCGTAAACGGCTGGAAAGCCCTAGCTTACCGCTAGTTCCGAACGCTTACGACCCCCGGTGTATGGACCAAAAAGTGCTCGTGTTGAATGGCGACTACTCCGCCATTACCCTCTGCAGCGTGCAGAAGGCATTTGTGTTGCTGTATCTCGAAAAAGCCGAACTCATTGCCAACAAAGAGGGGGCGTTTTTGCGCACCGTCAGCATGGCCTACCCCAAGCCAAGCATTATCCGGTTGCAGCGCTACGTGCGCGTGCCCTACAAAGGCATTGCCCTGAGCCGCCACAACGTAATGAAGCGCGACAACTTTGAGTG
The sequence above is drawn from the Hymenobacter sp. YIM 151858-1 genome and encodes:
- the smpB gene encoding SsrA-binding protein SmpB; this translates as MAKANDTKPRSINIQNRRAGYEYSFLVKYTAGMVLLGTEIKSLRDGNANITDGYCTFGSNGTLWLHGVTIAQYTQGTYNNHEPTRPRQLLLTKKEMRQLEAKSQEQGLTIIPLRMFIGERGFAKVEIALAKGKKLFDKREDIKARDVKREMDRARY
- a CDS encoding C40 family peptidase; protein product: MEHGICALSVVPVRAEPADKAEIVTQLIFGDCYSIVQAQGNWVQVRTTADDYLGWMDVKQHTRVSAEYLAAWSAQDHPRSLDVVQMVSNATTRIPITLGARLPFFDGMTLRLGSETYFYNGAATNPLNGHGPLGPADKRTALLLKAGQLFLKAPYLWGGRTLFGVDCSGLMQQLFGLIGVQLPRDARQQIDLGEVVHFVTQTRPGDLAFFDNADGRIIHVGMLLDDQQILHASGEVRVDVLDHNGIFNQQRQKYTHKLRLIKRVLPA
- a CDS encoding HNH endonuclease; its protein translation is MDQKVLVLNGDYSAITLCSVQKAFVLLYLEKAELIANKEGAFLRTVSMAYPKPSIIRLQRYVRVPYKGIALSRHNVMKRDNFECQYCGSTKNLTLDHVLPRSRGGDSSWGNLLTACARCNHAKGHRTPEEAGLTVRQKPKKPTLAGFLKLSAGTIDHTWHAYLN